From the Entomomonas sp. E2T0 genome, one window contains:
- a CDS encoding toxin-antitoxin system YwqK family antitoxin, translated as MKKLLVTVFICLSVSNTVSYAQEQTTTVTEKESITANKANSEQESVIESESVVVSEVVETDDNKNIDQHANQVVLHILVQGDDFYRIDKGQKGMFFIIQDFYNSGEKRTDPYLITNIEQAKHQNFDAVNYDHMDVNGLLIVWFKNGQVEQKGVFDQGQRKGLWVSWYENGQKKSSGHYKEGLKEGQWTVWYQNGRRMQKGYYKTDKREGVWIYWYGNGRKKEAGRYKEDQRVERWSHWDDTGKLVKDVIKETVE; from the coding sequence ATGAAAAAGTTGTTAGTCACTGTATTTATTTGTTTAAGTGTTAGTAATACAGTGAGTTATGCTCAAGAACAGACAACTACTGTTACAGAAAAAGAATCTATTACAGCCAATAAAGCTAACAGTGAACAAGAAAGTGTCATTGAAAGTGAGTCAGTCGTTGTTAGCGAAGTAGTTGAGACAGATGATAATAAAAATATAGATCAACATGCCAATCAAGTGGTATTACACATTTTAGTACAAGGTGATGATTTTTATCGAATTGATAAAGGGCAAAAGGGTATGTTTTTTATTATCCAAGATTTTTATAATTCAGGTGAAAAAAGAACAGATCCCTATTTAATTACTAATATAGAACAGGCTAAACATCAAAATTTTGATGCGGTAAATTATGACCATATGGATGTTAATGGTTTGTTAATTGTCTGGTTTAAAAATGGCCAAGTTGAACAAAAGGGTGTATTTGACCAAGGACAACGAAAAGGCTTATGGGTATCTTGGTATGAAAATGGTCAAAAGAAATCATCAGGTCACTATAAAGAAGGGCTAAAAGAAGGACAGTGGACCGTATGGTACCAAAATGGTAGAAGAATGCAAAAAGGCTATTACAAAACTGATAAAAGGGAAGGTGTTTGGATTTATTGGTATGGTAATGGTAGGAAAAAAGAAGCTGGTCGCTATAAAGAAGATCAACGAGTAGAACGTTGGAGTCATTGGGATGATACAGGTAAGTTAGTTAAAGATGTAATAAAAGAAACTGTAGAATAG
- a CDS encoding OmpA family protein, whose amino-acid sequence MPIFNSMKAVMASVLLTSLLTATGCSSPEPQQQVIQVKRGGVTYTSTSINEAMVKQAIAGSKFVMETRGDSIVIVMPVNASFNAKRQDVLLPVTLTPLTKIAKLVKQDTNSVVVIVGHTDDTGGAAVNNELSLKRAKSVGSVFNVAGLPRRQVFSTGVGSNQPITTNKTSKGREQNRRVELIIVQKQDRDIATLANLYAVTNYQKNN is encoded by the coding sequence ATGCCTATATTTAATTCAATGAAAGCTGTGATGGCTAGTGTGTTATTAACAAGTCTCTTAACTGCTACTGGCTGTTCTAGCCCAGAGCCTCAACAACAGGTTATTCAAGTAAAAAGGGGTGGAGTAACTTATACCTCTACCTCGATTAATGAAGCTATGGTTAAACAAGCGATAGCAGGCTCTAAATTTGTAATGGAAACAAGGGGTGATAGCATTGTAATTGTTATGCCTGTAAATGCTAGCTTTAATGCTAAGCGGCAAGATGTTTTATTACCAGTGACATTAACACCATTAACTAAGATTGCTAAATTAGTGAAGCAAGACACTAATAGTGTGGTAGTTATTGTAGGACATACTGATGATACAGGTGGGGCAGCTGTTAATAATGAACTGAGTTTAAAGAGAGCTAAGAGTGTTGGTTCAGTGTTTAATGTAGCAGGATTACCACGTAGACAGGTTTTTTCTACAGGTGTAGGCTCTAATCAACCAATTACTACTAATAAAACTTCAAAAGGCCGTGAGCAAAATAGACGTGTTGAATTAATTATTGTTCAAAAGCAAGATAGGGATATAGCTACGTTAGCCAATTTATATGCAGTAACAAATTATCAGAAAAATAATTAA
- a CDS encoding DUF1287 domain-containing protein, with protein MISVKGKELRILHWLKGIIVILICLPIFSWANNVQIATAAQDQVGKTLIYDPSYTLLAYPMGDIPLIRGVCTDVVIRALRSSHKVDLQQLVHEDMRQQFAVYPKTWGLTKPDKNIDHRRVPNLEVFFKRQGKSLPITQQSQDYQAGDIVSWRLDNGRPHIGIVSTNMNDNETRPLIIHNIGWGAQEEDVLFDWQMIGHYRYYK; from the coding sequence ATGATAAGCGTCAAGGGAAAGGAGTTAAGAATATTACATTGGTTGAAGGGTATTATTGTTATTTTGATTTGTTTGCCTATTTTTAGTTGGGCTAATAATGTTCAAATAGCAACAGCTGCTCAAGATCAAGTAGGTAAAACCCTTATATATGATCCTAGCTATACATTATTAGCTTATCCAATGGGTGATATTCCATTAATACGGGGTGTTTGTACCGATGTGGTAATTCGAGCTTTAAGAAGTAGTCATAAGGTCGACTTACAGCAGTTGGTTCATGAAGATATGCGTCAGCAGTTTGCGGTATACCCTAAAACATGGGGATTAACTAAGCCTGATAAAAATATAGACCACCGCCGTGTACCAAACTTAGAAGTATTTTTTAAGCGTCAAGGAAAAAGTTTACCAATTACTCAGCAATCTCAAGATTATCAGGCAGGTGATATTGTTTCATGGCGTTTGGATAATGGTCGACCTCATATTGGTATTGTATCAACTAATATGAATGACAATGAAACACGACCACTGATTATTCATAACATAGGTTGGGGCGCACAAGAAGAGGATGTGTTATTTGACTGGCAAATGATTGGTCATTATCGTTACTATAAATAG
- a CDS encoding NAD(P)/FAD-dependent oxidoreductase has product MDKIDYVVIGAGVVGLAIARKLAVIGNDVIIIEKETAIGTETSSRNSEVIHAGIYYSTNSLKAKLCVQGNQLLYEYCEQHNVDFKRCGKLIVATNNNQIKELQALQRQASANNVPPLTWLDKDQVTALEPELNATCALLSPSTGIIDSHGYMLALQGDLEANGGMIALNSPVQSAKLTAEGIILTIAGDEPFQLLAKKVINCAGLYATQLAQNFAGLPKQYIPKEYYAKGSYFSLAKRAPFSHLIYPVPEAGGLGVHLTLDLAGQARFGPDVEWITELDYSVDQQRCNKFYAAIRNYWPNLPDDTLQAAYSGIRPKITPQGATAADFRIDSSTTHGVNGLINLFAIESPGLTASLAIADYVVTLL; this is encoded by the coding sequence ATGGATAAAATAGATTACGTTGTAATTGGTGCTGGTGTAGTTGGCCTAGCTATTGCGAGAAAGTTAGCTGTAATTGGTAATGATGTTATTATTATTGAAAAAGAAACAGCTATTGGTACTGAAACAAGCTCTCGTAACAGTGAAGTAATTCATGCAGGTATTTACTACTCTACTAACTCGTTAAAAGCAAAACTTTGTGTACAAGGTAATCAATTACTCTATGAGTATTGTGAACAGCATAATGTAGACTTTAAACGTTGTGGCAAACTAATTGTTGCCACTAATAATAATCAAATTAAAGAATTACAAGCGCTTCAAAGACAAGCGTCTGCTAACAATGTACCTCCATTAACTTGGTTAGATAAAGATCAAGTTACCGCATTAGAACCTGAACTTAATGCTACATGCGCTCTACTTTCACCCAGCACAGGTATTATTGATAGTCATGGTTATATGCTTGCCTTACAAGGTGATTTAGAAGCTAACGGTGGAATGATTGCGCTTAATAGTCCTGTTCAATCTGCCAAATTAACTGCTGAAGGGATTATCCTAACAATCGCTGGAGACGAACCTTTTCAGTTATTAGCTAAAAAGGTGATCAATTGTGCTGGACTTTATGCTACTCAATTAGCTCAAAACTTTGCAGGATTGCCAAAGCAATATATCCCTAAAGAGTATTATGCAAAAGGTAGTTATTTCAGCTTAGCAAAACGTGCACCTTTTTCTCATTTAATCTATCCAGTACCTGAAGCAGGTGGCCTTGGGGTACATCTAACACTTGACTTAGCAGGCCAAGCTCGCTTTGGCCCTGATGTAGAATGGATTACTGAACTTGACTACTCAGTAGATCAACAGCGTTGTAATAAATTTTATGCGGCTATTCGTAATTATTGGCCTAACCTTCCTGATGATACATTACAGGCTGCCTACAGTGGTATAAGGCCTAAAATCACTCCCCAAGGAGCAACAGCTGCGGACTTTAGAATAGATAGTTCAACAACTCATGGAGTTAATGGATTAATTAATCTATTTGCAATAGAGTCACCTGGGTTGACTGCTTCATTGGCTATAGCAGATTATGTAGTTACCCTACTCTAA
- a CDS encoding tRNA-(ms[2]io[6]A)-hydroxylase translates to MTIQLLPEIEQFLLCPTPDSWLEQAKQKENEAILLIDHANCEKKAAFTALNLIVRYTEFEDLQYKLSRLAREELRHFEQVAAIMKKRNIEYVFLEAAQYAQRLRKHLRKPDPERMIDILIIGAFIEARSCERFYRVAPYVDDELAKFYLSLLKSEGRHYQDYLKLAEKYSPEPIDERVAFFAEIEKQAILTPDNTFRFHSGAVI, encoded by the coding sequence ATGACTATACAGCTACTTCCTGAAATAGAACAATTTTTACTCTGTCCTACACCTGATTCTTGGTTAGAACAAGCCAAGCAAAAAGAAAATGAAGCTATTTTATTAATTGATCATGCTAATTGTGAAAAAAAAGCTGCTTTTACCGCATTAAACTTAATAGTCCGTTATACTGAATTCGAAGATTTACAATATAAACTTTCTCGCTTAGCCCGTGAAGAATTACGCCATTTTGAGCAAGTAGCTGCCATCATGAAAAAGCGTAATATCGAATATGTATTTTTAGAAGCAGCACAATATGCTCAACGATTACGTAAACATCTAAGAAAACCTGACCCAGAACGTATGATTGATATTTTAATTATAGGTGCCTTTATCGAGGCTCGTTCTTGTGAGCGCTTTTATCGGGTTGCCCCCTATGTAGATGATGAGTTAGCAAAATTTTATTTATCTCTTTTAAAGTCAGAAGGTCGTCACTACCAAGACTATTTAAAACTAGCTGAAAAGTACTCTCCTGAACCAATTGATGAACGTGTGGCTTTCTTTGCAGAAATAGAAAAACAAGCCATTCTAACTCCTGATAATACTTTCAGATTCCATAGTGGCGCTGTAATATAA
- a CDS encoding SMI1/KNR4 family protein produces the protein MSLTFKKFGYTSKSSETVKNINGFKNSNLQLQKKLLEAYNQPLPTLEDIALFEEQTNIQLPEDYSNFLLTINGGYPNYYYIPTIESTVDHFYPFNCPFQTSSMNDLLVLNKKDFFKDDRYNYLPIACSLGGDEYLMGLKADGTNPIYLYNFSDLSLIDFDESKLVFVADSFSVLLNLLVPYEKAQKL, from the coding sequence ATGAGCTTAACATTTAAAAAATTTGGTTATACTTCAAAATCATCAGAGACTGTAAAAAATATTAATGGCTTCAAGAACAGCAATTTGCAACTTCAAAAGAAACTATTAGAAGCTTATAATCAACCTCTGCCAACACTTGAAGATATAGCATTATTTGAAGAACAAACTAATATTCAATTACCAGAAGATTATTCTAACTTTTTACTCACTATCAATGGTGGATATCCAAATTACTATTATATTCCTACTATTGAGAGTACAGTAGATCACTTTTACCCTTTTAACTGTCCATTTCAAACTAGCTCAATGAATGATCTGTTAGTTCTTAACAAAAAAGACTTCTTCAAAGATGATCGTTACAACTACCTACCTATTGCTTGCTCACTGGGTGGTGATGAGTATTTAATGGGACTAAAAGCTGATGGAACAAACCCTATTTACTTATATAATTTCAGTGATTTATCACTTATAGATTTTGATGAATCAAAACTAGTTTTTGTAGCTGACTCTTTTTCTGTTTTGCTTAATTTACTAGTACCCTATGAAAAAGCTCAAAAATTATAA